From a region of the Hemibagrus wyckioides isolate EC202008001 linkage group LG14, SWU_Hwy_1.0, whole genome shotgun sequence genome:
- the nfat5a gene encoding nuclear factor of activated T-cells 5a isoform X3 codes for MHCATSAPEQSSRLHCLPVEVLGAEPGSASGISGTAGNDGVGAAAHQSQMTPSKRRTVLNISPPPEDLLDDSRMSCQDEVTLNPDSEQSGSIWMDDSVSNFSMLSSTSYNDNTEVPRKSCKRTPRQRPGQKPVARDESTMDVFDADSAKAPHFVLSQLGSEGKASLKGSTLEVAGSQKGGILSTQYPQKSEGKELKILVQPETQHRARYLTEGSRGSVKDRTQQGFPTVKLEGVNEPVVLQVFVANDAGRVKPHGFYQACRVTGRNTTACKEVDIEGTTVIEVNLEPSNSMTLAVDCVGILKLRNADVEARIGVAGSKKKSTRARLAFRVNIPRPDGSVLTLQTLSSPILCTQPAGVPEILKKSLHKCAVTGGEEVFIIGKNFLKGTKVIFQEISTDDGSWQAEAEIDMELFHQNHLVVKVPPYHDPTVTSPVSVGISVLTNAGRTHELQPFTYTPLPEKVDVPVKSELSVTAKPCTFEEQINAMQTGTNSLNSTLMAPMISIVKREEVTPMEISTNSTTSSIFKPAEVLNSDQQILEITTILPTSSKSFPSPVPLTSVDPQQSVPTMFVPPEPLTTIQKQDIPATPSFQVSLSEDTTVLQPVPPQVPQQFLRETPETLSPEDDSPDGTGMVVVGMESRPPPSQPPQVQTILPQDEVAQLERAVRELQEQQQLNSVLYDSNPSAENLQQHVQENMNSLRLGGNENTLTNQQQQQQEHNILQNLQQQHQNALVDLQHQQTVLNNLQQQQTVLENFQQQTLGNLQQQSHQKVLENLQHQKVLENIQQQNSLVNIQHQNVLDNLQQHQQNLEKLQQEQQHQEVLENLQKQLQTELLQPQIPMQCTPSFPVVQQDQMSEHQTTTQIDGSLSQPSDSFLQNSSPQPQQQTLFQQAGGLLTIQTSSFLQQSPSQTSPPQQLFQSHTPLTDTQEPQTGLFGTSKATPVQPALFSNTVTMLTSTNISSEQQAPSATLFISQGVLHSQITSNNSPNQQQQQIAFLTPMETSSSATQSVSLFPGQPQLSTPMEQHSSQSQQMPTPQQASLFQNISTISQSPGQQQPQPGLLFCATPVNPQDLPQTLLFSTQNQGPISGNPLPQNIFQDQQPMQVVPSPGNITTDNSTSQPTVSPSQSTQSPQILFPQARVVSVSPQDSAEPMSFQDESSVVGHSSTGMPTTQPGLFQDQQPMQVVPSASSCASVPSTDQGTVNIFLPQAAISALQSGVGSQELPQNATATAIFSGQGGVAIGGLQSSTATSSQQAPESLFQTSLGGTLNQPGQPGQTGLFIFEIPTECSPLLTPPGPTLPDQLVTMAHPRSDHNQNQLQTSAQIHSLLDQSNNLSEKIDELLEQFEEQGKTLPRDFLEQ; via the exons ATGCACTGTGCTACTTCAGCTCCAGAGCAGTCTTCCAGGCTCCACTGTCTCCCTGTCGAGGTGCTGGGAGCGGAGCCTGGTTCAGCTTCCGGCATCAGTGGGACTGCTGGGAACGATGGTGTCGGAGCAGCAGCCCATCAGAGCCAGATGACGCCCTCAAAGCGACGCACTGTACTAAACATCTCGCCGCCTCCAGAAGACCTGCTTGACGACAGCCGCATGTCCTGCCAGGACGAGGTAACGCTCAACCCAGACTCTGAGCAGAGCGGCAGCATATGGATGGACGACTCCGTATCAAACTTTAGCATGCTGAGCAGCACTTCATATAACGACAACACTGAGGTTCCTCGGAAATCCTGCAAGCGAACACCACGCCAGAGGCCGGGCCAGAAGCCTGTAGCCAGGGATGAATCGACCATGGATGTGTTCGATGCTGACAGTGCTAAAGCTCCACACTTTGTACTTTCACAACTCGGCTCTGAAGGAAAGGCCAGTCTCAAAGGGAG CACCCTGGAGGTGGCTGGCAGCCAGAAAGGTGGAATTCTTTCAACACAGTACCCACAAAAGAGTGAGGGGAAAGAGCTAAAGATTCTGGTGCAGCCTGAGACCCAACACCGAGCACGATACCTCACAGAGGGCAGCAGAGGATCTGTCAAAGACCGCACACAGCAAGGCTTCCCCACGGTCAAA TTAGAAGGTGTGAATGAACCAGTTGTTCTCCAAGTGTTTGTGGCTAATGATGCCGGACGCGTAAAACCTCACGGCTTCTATCAAGCATGCAGAGTGACGGGACGCAACACGACTGCCTGTAAAGAGGTGGATATCGAAGGCACCACGGTTATTGAAGTGAACCTTGAGCCAAGCAACTCCATGACTTTAGC AGTGGATTGTGTCGGGATACTGAAATTGAGGAATGCAGATGTTGAAGCCCGAATAGGAGTGGCTGGCTCTAAAAAGAAAAGCACCCGGGCTCGTTTAGCATTCAGGGTTAACATCCCCAGACCGGATGGCTCTGTCCTCACCCTGCAGACCCTTTCTTCACCCATCCTCTGTA CTCAACCTGCTGGAGTGCCTGAAATTCTCAAAAAGAGTCTTCATAAATGCGCAGTGACTGGAGGAGAGGAGGTCTTTATTATTGGCAAAAACTTCCTTAAGGGAACCAAAGTTATTTTTCAGGAAATTTCCACAG ATGATGGCTCGTGGCAGGCTGAAGCAGAGATTGACATGGAACTTTTCCATCAA AATCACCTAGTGGTAAAGGTGCCTCCTTATCATGACCCGACAGTGACCTCACCCGTATCAGTTGGAATCTCTGTGTTAACAAATGCAGGAAGGACACATGAACTACAGCCTTTCACCTATACTCCTCTGCCAG AAAAAGTTGATGTTCCCGTGAAGTCCGAATTGTCAGTAACGGCAAAGCCTTGCACTTTTGAAGAGCAGATAAATG CAATGCAAACTGGCACCAATAGTCTTAACAGTACCTTGATGGCTCCGATGATATCCATAGTCAAAAGGGAAGAAGTAACTCCGATGGAAATCTCTACCAACTCGACGACATCCAGCATTTTTAAG CCTGCAGAGGTCCTCAATTCAGACCAACAGATTTTGGAAATTACCACCATTCTTCCTACAAGTAGCAAATCCTTTCCTAGCCCTGTGCCTCTAACATCTGTTGACCCTCAACAATCGGTGCCCACAATGTTTGTACCTCCAGAGCCACTAACAACAATTCAGAAACAGGATATCCCCGCTACTCCGTCCTTTCAAGTCTCCTTGTCAGAAGACACCACAGTTCTTCAGCCTGTGCCCCCACAGGTTCCTCAGCAGTTCTTGAGGGAAACCCCTGAGACTTTGTCTCCGGAAGACGACAGTCCAGACGGCACAGGAATGGTGGTAGTGGGGATGGAATCTAGGCCTCCCCCGTCCCAACCACCCCAGGTTCAGACCATTTTGCCTCAGGATGAGGTAGCACAGCTGGAAAGAGCTGTTAGGGAATTGCAAGAACAGCAGCAACTGAATTCAGTGCTTTATGATTCAAACCCCTCTGCTGAAAACCTCCAGCAACACGTGCAGGAAAACATGAACAGTTTAAGGCTGGGAGGCAATGAGAACACTTTGACCaatcaacagcagcagcaacaagaACATAATATATTGCAGAatctgcagcagcagcatcagaaTGCTCTAGTTGATCTGCAGCATCAACAGACAGTCCTAAACAATTTGCAGCAGCAACAAACTGTTTTGGAGAACTTCCAGCAACAAACTCTTGGAAATCTGCAACAACAGTCACATCAGAAAGTTTTGGAAAACCTGCAGCACCAGAAGGTTCTTGAGAACATTCAGCAACAAAACTCTTTGGTAAATATTCAGCATCAGAATGTACTTGACAATCTGCAACAGCATCAGCAGAATCTCGAGAAACTTCAACAAGAGCAACAACATCAAGAGGTCTTGGAAAACTTGCAGAAACAGTTACAGACGGAACTCTTACAGCCACAGATTCCCATGCAGTGCACACCGAGTTTCCCTGTAGTACAACAGGATCAAATGTCTGAGCATCAAACCACCACGCAGATAGATGGCTCTTTGTCACAGCCATCTGATAGTTTTCTCCAGAATTCCTCCCCACAGCCACAGCAGCAAACACTTTTTCAACAGGCTGGGGGGCTACTGACTATTCAGACATCTAGCTTTCTTCAGCAGTCACCTTCCCAAACCTCGCCTCCACAGCAGCTGTTTCAGAGTCACACACCTCTTACTGACACACAGGAACCACAAACAGGGCTCTTTGGCACTTCTAAAGCTACCCCGGTCCAACCTGCTTTATTTTCCAATACAGTGACCATGCTGACAAGCACTAACATATCTTCAGAGCAGCAGGCTCCCTCCGCTACCCTGTTCATTTCTCAGGGTGTACTGCACAGCCAGATAACGTCTAATAATTCCCCAaatcaacaacagcaacaaataGCTTTTCTCACCCCGATGGAAACGTCATCTTCAGCAACCCAATCGGTGTCACTTTTTCCGGGACAGCCCCAGTTGTCCACTCCAATGGAACAGCATTCTTCACAGTCTCAGCAAATGCCAACACCGCAGCAAGCTTCCCTATTCCAGAATATCTCTACCATATCCCAAAGTCCGGGCCAGCAGCAACCACAGCCTGGCTTACTGTTCTGTGCTACTCCTGTTAATCCTCAAGACCTCCCTCAGACCCTTTTGTTCAGTACCCAGAACCAAGGTCCGATAAGTGGCAACCCACTGCCCCAAAATATCTTTCAAGACCAGCAACCCATGCAGGTGGTCCCAAGCCCTGGGAATATAACAACGGACAACTCAACAAGTCAGCCTACAGTCTCTCCATCACAGTCAACACAAAGTCCACAGATTCTTTTTCCCCAAGCCCGTGTGGTGTCCGTGTCTCCGCAAGATTCAGCCGAGCCCATGTCTTTTCAAGACGAGTCCTCTGTTGTGGGTCACTCGTCTACCGGTATGCCTACAACCCAGCCTGGACTCTTTCAGGACCAGCAACCTATGCAGGTTGTCCCAAGTGCTAGCAGCTGTGCCTCTGTCCCCTCCACAGACCAGGGCACTGTTAATATTTTTTTGCCACAGGCAGCCATTTCTGCACTCCAAAGTGGTGTAGGAAGTCAAGAGTTACCTCAGAATGCTACAGCAACTGCCATTTTTAGTGGGCAGGGTGGAGTGGCAATTGGAGGGTTGCAGAGCTCCACTGCCACATCCAGTCAACAGGCTCCAGAGTCACTTTTTCAGACATCTTTAGGGGGAACCCTCAACCAGCCTGGACAACCAGGACAAACAGGcctatttatttttgaaatccCCACTG AATGCAGTCCGTTATTAACCCCTCCTGGTCCCACGTTGCCGGACCAGCTTGTCACCATGGCGCATCCCAGATCGGATCACAACCAGAACCAGCTTCAGACCAGTGCACAGATACATAGTTTACTAGACCAGTCCAACAACCTCAGCGAGAAGATCGATGAACTACTCGAGCAGTTTGAGGAACAAGGGAAGACGCTTCCCAGGGACTTCTTAGAACAGTAA